The Numida meleagris isolate 19003 breed g44 Domestic line chromosome 20, NumMel1.0, whole genome shotgun sequence genome has a window encoding:
- the LOC110408721 gene encoding rap1 GTPase-activating protein 1-like, translated as MAQQHRAAPPPLKTEEDYIPYPSVHEVLGREGPFPLILLPQFGGYWIEGTNHQLNGAPDPPPNPAPGTRVRLEGNHTAKIYRKHFLGKEHFNYYSLDPALGHLVFSLKYDEQEHLHLLLRTRARTLHDVVPISCLAEFPNVVQMAKLVCEDINVDRFYPVLYPKASRLILAFDEHVLSNHFKFGVIYQKLGQTSEEELFGTTEESPAFTEFLDVLGQRVQLRDFKGFRGGLDVTHGQTGSESVYCHFRDKEIMFHVSTKLPYTEGDAQQLQRKRHIGNDIVAVVFQDENTPFVPDMIASNFLHAFVVVQLETGGPQGPLYKVSVTARDDVPFFGPPLPDPAVFRKGPEFQEFLLTKLINAEYACYKAEKFAKLEERTRAALLETLHEELQGRSQAMLGMGPDEERPDNGSAPGFFESFKVGPGAGRGVGPHGGGEVMRKSPAPPGPSPAGATPSGARPSA; from the exons ATGGCCCAGCAGCACCGTGCCGCGCCCCCCCCACTCAAG ACGGAGGAGGACTACATCCCATACCCCAGTGTGCATGAG GTGCTGGGCCGGGAGgggccattccccctcatcctgctgCCGCAATTTGGGGGCTACTGGATCGAGGGCACCAACCACCAGCTGAATGGGGCCCCCGACCCCCCCCCGAACCCGGCACCCGGCACCCGTGTGCGGCTGGAGGGCAACCACACAGCCAAGATCTACCGCAAGCACTTCCTGGGCAAG GAGCACTTCAACTACTACTCCCTGGACCCTGCTCTGGGCCACCTCGTCTTCTCCCTCAAGTACGATGAGCAGGAGCACCTCCACCTGCTGCTGCG CACCCGTGCCCGCACCCTGCATGATGTGGTGCCCATCTCCTGCCTGGCCGAGTTCCCCAATGTGGTGCAGATGGCCAAG CTGGTGTGCGAGGACATCAACGTGGACCGCTTCTACCCGGTGCTCTACCCCAAG GCCTCCCGCCTCATCCTTGCCTTTGATGAGCACGTGCTCAGCAACCACTTCAAATTTGGTGTCATCTACCAAAAGCTGGGGCAG acctCAGAGGAAGAGCTCTTCGGCACCACGGAGGAGAGCCCGGCATTCACTGAGTTCCTCGACGTCCTGGGGCAGCGGGTGCAGCTCCGTGACTTCAAGGG CTTTCGGGGGGGGCTGGATGTGACGCATGGGCAGACGGGCAGCGAGTCGGTGTACTGCCACTTCCGCGACAAGGAGATCATGTTCCACGTCTCCACCAAGCTGCCCTACACTGAGGGTGATGCGCAGCAG CTGCAGCGAAAGCGCCACATCGGCAACGACATCGTGGCCGTCGTCTTCCAGGACGAGAACACCCCCTTCGTGCCCGACATGATCGCCTCCAACTTCCTGCATGCCTTTGTGGTGGTGCAGCTGGAGACCGGCGGCCCCCAGGGGCCCCTCTACAAAGTGTCGGTCACCGCCCGCGATGACGTCCCCTTCTTTGGGCCGCCGCTGCCCGACCCCGCTGTCTTCAGGAAG GGCCCCGAGTTCCAGGAGTTCCTGCTCACCAAGCTCATCAATGCCGAGTACGCCTGCTACAAGGCCGAGAAATTCGCTAAGCTGGAG GAGAGGACGCGGGCGGCGCTGCTGGAGACGCTGCacgaggagctgcagggccgCAGCCAGGCCATGCTGGGGATGGGCCCCGACGAGGAGCGCCCTGACAATGGCTCAGCCCCGGGCTTCTTTGAGTCCTTCAAGGTGGGGCCGGGCGCTGGAAGGGGGGTGGGACCTCACGGAGGGGGCGAGGTCATGCGCAAGAGCCCCGCTCCTCCAGGGCCGAGCCCCGCTGGGGCCACGCCCTCAGGTGCACGCCCCAGTGCTTGA